The genomic DNA AAGAGTGATCCTGTTTTAGGCCATATGCATCGATCAAGGGTCGAGCTTCCTGCCGGAGTGCTGTTACTATCAACTTCAAAGAAATAAGATGGGATTGATTGTCTTCTTAATGCTTTATCCGGCTTGTGGCGCACTTGCAAGTGAGATACCAAGTGAAATTTTATTTCACTCAAAAAATGAAACTCCCCGACGCAAGCATCGGGGTATCTGAAATACAAGAACAAGCTCTTTTCTCTTTTGCTCGCAAGAATCCAGCAGACATCGTTGGTATTCGATTCGCGACCAAGGTCACTCCTACAACTACTTTCGCATGTCAAAATGTAGGAGACAGGCAATAAGGATAGATCAATAAAAAACGTCATAATCGGGGTATAATGGGTGTGAATGATTTTTGATTGACCAGCACGGATACGAGTCTACCGAGCTGTTTGCGCATGAGGTCTATCATCGCTTCTTTGTGGTGTTTGCCTCTCGCTTTTAGGGAATTGTAGTACTGCCTGAGCTGGGGGTCAAACTTCATGCCGCAGAAGGCGGCCTGGAAGAGGGCAGTGCGGGCGATCTCGATCCCTCGTTTTGAGACCTTGGTGGTGCCTTTCCAGCGCCCCGATTCTTTGACGCGGGGATCGGCGCCGAAGAGGGCCTGGAGCTTGCGGGCGATCGTACGCTTGTTGCCCCATTGGAGCTGTTCGTCAGAGATGAAAGCGAGGATGGCGGGGGTAGTTTTGGCACCAAAACCGGGGATGCTGCGGGCCAGGCGTATGGTCTGGACTCCGGCGCAGGCGAGGAGGAGTTGGTCTATCTTGCGATCCATTTGTTTGAGCTGCTCGTTGAGGTGCTCGATGGTGTCGAGGAGTTGGCCCAGCAGTCCGTCCTCGCAGGCGGCACTCATGGCCGGGATGGCAAAACTGTGGGCGGCGGCTTGCTTCAGTTCGGCGGCCTTGATGCCGACATAGCCGCGAAGTTCGGCCAGGCCGAGGGCGGCGATGCGGGCGGGTGATGGATGCTCGCGCAGAAGTCGGCGCACCCTGACCTGGGTGATGTCCAGACCCAGTTCATCGAGTTCGGGGAACAGGGTGTGCACGGTGGTGGCGGTGTGTTTAATAATGTTGGTCAAGGACTTGCGGATTATTTTGCTTGAGCTGACGTAGCGTTGCAGTTCGAAGCGTTCGACCGGGCAGTGGTAGGCAAAGCGTTTCAATAACTCTTCCCGGTCGCTCAATCCGAGCTCGGCCAGGGACTCGGCGTCAAGCCGGTCGGTTTTGTTGTCGCGGATGGCGTTACGGGCGCTGCGATTGCGGCCGTACAGGGGGTTGATGGCCACGACTTGGCAGCCGGATTTTTGGAAGGCTTCGCAAAAGTCGAGGTGTAACATACCGGTCGCCTCGGCCACCACCAGGACGGTGGCGGGATCGGCCCGCAGGTTTTTCAGCAACTGTTGCACCGCTGAATTGGTGGCTTTGAGCGGCCCCTGAGAGACCCGGTGGGCGGTCTTGTCGGCGATGTGATAACGGGCGCTTGATTTGTGGACGTCCAGTCCTATGCTATGGGTGATGTTCATTTTTAATGACGGGTTAAGGTTATGATAAAATGCGTTGCCTGCGCTTATGGCCAAGTAAAGAAATCCCGGCTTCAAACCGGCCGGCTCTTTCAGGCGATAAAGGCAAACGCAGTGAATAAAAACACGCACAAGCCTGGTCTCCAACAAATGCATTTTTGGCATTGCAGCTTTGATTAAGGCATTGCGCGATAAAGTGACCTTGACCCGTCATTGTTTTCCTTTCAATTCAAAGCTTCCTGACCAGCCAATGCTGCGGCCAACTACCTCTTTGCAGGTTCGCCTTGCACTGGCTGAGGAAGCTGATTTCAATTCAGGTCTCTTACATAAGCTGCTTTAGCTGCGATTCCGGGAACGCCAAGTCCCAGCTTGGCATCTATAAGATGAAATCGCAGCTAAAGCAGCTCCTACATTTGGATGCGAGTCCGGTCTCTTAATTAGCAAATTTATTCGCGACTGTTGGGATGTTAGAACAAATTCTAAACTCCCACCAACTCTCCGAACTCCGTCCAATTCCTCACACGCCAATGTGCAACGGACACATCCGGAATACTAGCATGGGCGTTCAACCAAACTGGTACCAAGCCTGCCGCGGTGGAACCCATCACATCGTTTTCCCATAGGTCGCCCACGTACCAGGTCGATGAGGGTCCAGACCCCAGTTGTTTGACCGCATCCTTAAATATCTGTGGATGCGGTTTGCGCAGTCCAAATTCGGCACTCGAAACGACAAAGCGGAATGCCTCCAATACCGAATGCT from Verrucomicrobiota bacterium includes the following:
- a CDS encoding IS110 family transposase codes for the protein MPKMHLLETRLVRVFIHCVCLYRLKEPAGLKPGFLYLAISAGNAFYHNLNPSLKMNITHSIGLDVHKSSARYHIADKTAHRVSQGPLKATNSAVQQLLKNLRADPATVLVVAEATGMLHLDFCEAFQKSGCQVVAINPLYGRNRSARNAIRDNKTDRLDAESLAELGLSDREELLKRFAYHCPVERFELQRYVSSSKIIRKSLTNIIKHTATTVHTLFPELDELGLDITQVRVRRLLREHPSPARIAALGLAELRGYVGIKAAELKQAAAHSFAIPAMSAACEDGLLGQLLDTIEHLNEQLKQMDRKIDQLLLACAGVQTIRLARSIPGFGAKTTPAILAFISDEQLQWGNKRTIARKLQALFGADPRVKESGRWKGTTKVSKRGIEIARTALFQAAFCGMKFDPQLRQYYNSLKARGKHHKEAMIDLMRKQLGRLVSVLVNQKSFTPIIPRL